From one Amaranthus tricolor cultivar Red isolate AtriRed21 chromosome 17, ASM2621246v1, whole genome shotgun sequence genomic stretch:
- the LOC130804145 gene encoding leucine-rich repeat extensin-like protein 3, with the protein MSLIKCIYHHNWAKISTLALILTINCVTKVSCQDQNILPLPSSSSIAGQLCISECGTCPVICSSSPPSPPSPPPSTTTPILPLSPLAAPQLPPPPPHPHPPPETIQPFLPPLLPLLPPPPEPKVSHTPPPPPPPPTPSSPSSGPHKGGYNHPPPSSPAAFPLVINPAGPSPPVPYYYFYESSAAFSILPLPAYLSVIVIFAFI; encoded by the coding sequence ATGAGTCTCATAAAATGCATATATCATCACAATTGGGCTAAAATTTCTACATTAGCACTAATTTTGACAATAAATTGTGTCACAAAAGTCTCATGTCAAGATCAAAACATACTCCCACTTCCATCATCAAGTTCAATAGCAGGACAACTCTGCATTAGTGAGTGTGGCACTTGCCCTGTCATATGCTCATCATCACCACCATCACCACCATCGCCGCCACCATCAACCACCACCCCGATACTGCCATTGTCGCCTCTGGCTGCACCGCAGcttccaccaccaccaccacatcCACATCCACCACCCGAAACCATCCAACCGTTTCTCCCACCACTACTGCCATTACTTCCACCACCACCCGAACCAAAGGTGTCCCACACACCGCCTCCGcctccaccaccaccaacacCGTCATCGCCATCGAGTGGACCCCACAAAGGTGGATATAATCATCCTCCACCTAGCTCACCAGCTGCATTTCCACTTGTGATAAATCCAGCTGGCCCTTCTCCTCCTGTGCCATACTACTACTTCTATGAGTCAAGTGCTGCATTCTCTATACTTCCTCTGCCAGCTTACCTTTCTGTTATTGTAATATTTGCCTTCATATGA
- the LOC130804396 gene encoding U-box domain-containing protein 52-like isoform X2, which yields MLDREIVADGSLDFDPQHIFIPYRGYCARKSVQVKEVILDDSDVAKAILDYVNSNFITNIVIGASTRNALVKTFKKLDVPSHVTKCAPEFCSVYVIAKAKVLSVRSAQRPVVNTPIPLKLSPSVVLTHQHSVEHASFDDLHSRTPSLRGSNSNPAERNNDSSRGGRQAMLGGSWKGSVSMENIDISGGSVSNRSSLSDDDHLDHFPFCNMHDVPAKELDFSFVGGVPRREDTHSPNNLEAEMRRLRLELKQTMDMYSSACKEAITAKQKAKELTDWKTEELRKFEQTRYSEESAFAMVEMEKARCKAAVEAAEAAQKLAEKEAQKRKFAEIKAKQEADEKNRALSALAQNDVRYRKYTIDEIEVATEKFSPHFKVGEGGYGPVYKGRLDHTPVAIKVLRPDAAQGRRQFQQEVEVLSCMRHPHMVLLLGACPEYGCLVYEYMNYGSLEDRLLRKNGTPPIPWRIRFKIAAEISIALAFLHQAKPEPLVHRDLKPANILLDRNYVSKISDVGLARLVPPSVANSVTQYHMTSAAGTFCYIDPEYQQTGMLTTKSDVYSLGIMLLQIITAKPAMGLSHYVQRSIETGTFPEMLDPAVHDWPIEEALSFAQMALKCCELRKRDRPDLSTVVLPELCRLRDFGMTEDPNNFYAYQPVNHIPIPRPRSSMGQGNSNTSSSSHQRSPYPGQGGPSRTSPLRTNPSWTPSQGSG from the exons ATGTTAGACAGAGAAATCGTAG CTGACGGAAGTTTGGATTTTGATCCTCAACATATTTTCATCCCTTATCGTGGATATTGTGCTCGCAAATCG GTTCAAGTGAAAGAGGTTATTCTTGATGATTCTGACGTAGCTAAGGCTATACTGGACTATGTCAACAGCAACTTCATCACTAACATTGTTATCGGTGCATCTACACGAAATGCTCTTGTGAA AACCTTCAAAAAACTTGATGTGCCAAGCCATGTGACCAAATGTGCGCCAGAGTTCTGTTCGGTGTATGTGATTGCGAAGGCAAAAGTGCTTAGTGTACGATCAGCTCAACGTCCTGTTGTTAATACTCCTATTCCTCTTAAGCTTTCACCTTCAGTAGTATTAACTCATCAACATTCCGTTGAACATGCATCTTTCGATGATCTCCACTCAAG AACACCTTCTCTTCGAGGATCAAACTCCAACCCAGCTGAAAGAAACAATGATAGCAGCAGGGGAGGACGGCAGGCCATGTTGGGCGGTTCTTGGAAGGGTTCAGTGTCAATGGAAAACATTGACATTTCTGGTGGCAGCGTAAGCAATCGAAGTTCCTTATCGGATGATGATCATTTGGACCATTTTCCATTCTGTAATATGCATGATGTGCCAGCCAAAGAGTTGgacttttcttttgttggtggtGTTCCAAGAAGGGAAGATACTCACTCACCG AATAATCTAGAAGCAGAAATGAGACGCTTAAGGCTTGAGCTGAAGCAAACTATGGATATGTACAGCTCGGCTTGCAAAGAAGCAATCACTGCAAAGCAGAAG GCTAAAGAGCTAACTGATTGGAAGACGGAGGAACTCCGGAAGTTTGAGCAAACAAGGTATTCTGAGGAGTCGGCTTTTGCAATGGTTGAAATGGAGAAGGCTAGGTGTAAAGCTGCTGTAGAAGCTGCTGAAGCAGCACAGAAGTTAGCCGAGAAAGAAGCACAGAAAAGGAAGTTTGCTGAAATTAAGGCTAAGCAAGAAGCAGACGAGAAGAACAGGGCACTAAGTGCGCTAGCTCAGAATGATGTAAGGTACAGGAAATACACCATAGATGAGATAGAAGTTGCAACTGAAAAATTTTCCCCCCATTTTAAAGTTGGTGAAGGTGGTTATGGACCCGTTTACAAAGGTAGACTAGATCATACACCGGTTGCAATCAAAGTATTAAGACCAGATGCAGCACAAGGAAGGAGGCAATTCCAACAGGAG GTAGAGGTCTTAAGCTGTATGAGACATCCGCATATGGTACTTCTCCTAGGAGCATGCCCTGAGTATGGTTGCTTGGTTTATGAGTACATGAACTATGGAAGCTTGGAGGATAGGCTTCTACGGAAAAATGGTACCCCTCCTATTCCTTGGAGAATTCGGTTCAAAATTGCAGCTGAGATTTCGATTGCCCTTGCATTTCTTCATCAGGCAAAGCCTGAACCCCTGGTACACCGTGATCTGAAGCCAGCTAACATCCTCCTAGACCGCAACTATGTGAGCAAAATTAGTGATGTAGGTCTAGCTCGATTGGTTCCGCCTTCTGTAGCAAATAGTGTCACACAATATCACATGACTTCTGCAGCAGGAACATTCTGTTACATTGATCCGGAGTATCAGCAAACTGGGATGTTGACCACGAAATCTGATGTGTACTCGTTGGGGATTATGTTGCTTCAGATAATTACTGCAAAGCCTGCAATGGGTCTCAGCCATTATGTTCAACGGTCCATTGAGACCGGCACTTTTCCTGAAATGCTGGATCCTGCTGTGCATGACTGGCCTATTGAAGAAGCTCTATCGTTTGCACAAATGGCCTTAAAATGTTGCGAGTTAAGGAAACGAGATCGCCCTGATCTTAGTACTGTTGTGTTGCCAGAACTCTGTCGACTAAGAGATTTTGGGATGACAGAAGATCCAAACAATTTCTACGCTTATCAGCCAGTAAATCATATACCAATTCCACGCCCAAGATCATCAATGGGCCAAGGAAACTCTAACACATCATCAAGTTCACACCAACGATCTCCATATCCAGGCCAG GGTGGTCCTTCGAGAACCAGTCCATTGAGAACGAATCCTTCCTGGACACCTTCACAGGGCTCAGGTTAA
- the LOC130804396 gene encoding U-box domain-containing protein 52-like isoform X1: MSFSEDMGTLPINSTAVAIDKDKHSQFAVKWAIDHLLSGNNFLILVHVRQRNPDGSLDFDPQHIFIPYRGYCARKSVQVKEVILDDSDVAKAILDYVNSNFITNIVIGASTRNALVKTFKKLDVPSHVTKCAPEFCSVYVIAKAKVLSVRSAQRPVVNTPIPLKLSPSVVLTHQHSVEHASFDDLHSRTPSLRGSNSNPAERNNDSSRGGRQAMLGGSWKGSVSMENIDISGGSVSNRSSLSDDDHLDHFPFCNMHDVPAKELDFSFVGGVPRREDTHSPNNLEAEMRRLRLELKQTMDMYSSACKEAITAKQKAKELTDWKTEELRKFEQTRYSEESAFAMVEMEKARCKAAVEAAEAAQKLAEKEAQKRKFAEIKAKQEADEKNRALSALAQNDVRYRKYTIDEIEVATEKFSPHFKVGEGGYGPVYKGRLDHTPVAIKVLRPDAAQGRRQFQQEVEVLSCMRHPHMVLLLGACPEYGCLVYEYMNYGSLEDRLLRKNGTPPIPWRIRFKIAAEISIALAFLHQAKPEPLVHRDLKPANILLDRNYVSKISDVGLARLVPPSVANSVTQYHMTSAAGTFCYIDPEYQQTGMLTTKSDVYSLGIMLLQIITAKPAMGLSHYVQRSIETGTFPEMLDPAVHDWPIEEALSFAQMALKCCELRKRDRPDLSTVVLPELCRLRDFGMTEDPNNFYAYQPVNHIPIPRPRSSMGQGNSNTSSSSHQRSPYPGQGGPSRTSPLRTNPSWTPSQGSG, from the exons ATGTCTTTTTCAGAAGACATGGGGACGCTGCCCATCAACTCTACTGCCGTCGCCATTGACAAGGATAAACACAGCCAATTTGCAGTGAAATGGGCAATTGATCATCTTTTGTCCGGGAATAATTTCCTCATTTTGGTCCATGTTAGACAGAGAAATC CTGACGGAAGTTTGGATTTTGATCCTCAACATATTTTCATCCCTTATCGTGGATATTGTGCTCGCAAATCG GTTCAAGTGAAAGAGGTTATTCTTGATGATTCTGACGTAGCTAAGGCTATACTGGACTATGTCAACAGCAACTTCATCACTAACATTGTTATCGGTGCATCTACACGAAATGCTCTTGTGAA AACCTTCAAAAAACTTGATGTGCCAAGCCATGTGACCAAATGTGCGCCAGAGTTCTGTTCGGTGTATGTGATTGCGAAGGCAAAAGTGCTTAGTGTACGATCAGCTCAACGTCCTGTTGTTAATACTCCTATTCCTCTTAAGCTTTCACCTTCAGTAGTATTAACTCATCAACATTCCGTTGAACATGCATCTTTCGATGATCTCCACTCAAG AACACCTTCTCTTCGAGGATCAAACTCCAACCCAGCTGAAAGAAACAATGATAGCAGCAGGGGAGGACGGCAGGCCATGTTGGGCGGTTCTTGGAAGGGTTCAGTGTCAATGGAAAACATTGACATTTCTGGTGGCAGCGTAAGCAATCGAAGTTCCTTATCGGATGATGATCATTTGGACCATTTTCCATTCTGTAATATGCATGATGTGCCAGCCAAAGAGTTGgacttttcttttgttggtggtGTTCCAAGAAGGGAAGATACTCACTCACCG AATAATCTAGAAGCAGAAATGAGACGCTTAAGGCTTGAGCTGAAGCAAACTATGGATATGTACAGCTCGGCTTGCAAAGAAGCAATCACTGCAAAGCAGAAG GCTAAAGAGCTAACTGATTGGAAGACGGAGGAACTCCGGAAGTTTGAGCAAACAAGGTATTCTGAGGAGTCGGCTTTTGCAATGGTTGAAATGGAGAAGGCTAGGTGTAAAGCTGCTGTAGAAGCTGCTGAAGCAGCACAGAAGTTAGCCGAGAAAGAAGCACAGAAAAGGAAGTTTGCTGAAATTAAGGCTAAGCAAGAAGCAGACGAGAAGAACAGGGCACTAAGTGCGCTAGCTCAGAATGATGTAAGGTACAGGAAATACACCATAGATGAGATAGAAGTTGCAACTGAAAAATTTTCCCCCCATTTTAAAGTTGGTGAAGGTGGTTATGGACCCGTTTACAAAGGTAGACTAGATCATACACCGGTTGCAATCAAAGTATTAAGACCAGATGCAGCACAAGGAAGGAGGCAATTCCAACAGGAG GTAGAGGTCTTAAGCTGTATGAGACATCCGCATATGGTACTTCTCCTAGGAGCATGCCCTGAGTATGGTTGCTTGGTTTATGAGTACATGAACTATGGAAGCTTGGAGGATAGGCTTCTACGGAAAAATGGTACCCCTCCTATTCCTTGGAGAATTCGGTTCAAAATTGCAGCTGAGATTTCGATTGCCCTTGCATTTCTTCATCAGGCAAAGCCTGAACCCCTGGTACACCGTGATCTGAAGCCAGCTAACATCCTCCTAGACCGCAACTATGTGAGCAAAATTAGTGATGTAGGTCTAGCTCGATTGGTTCCGCCTTCTGTAGCAAATAGTGTCACACAATATCACATGACTTCTGCAGCAGGAACATTCTGTTACATTGATCCGGAGTATCAGCAAACTGGGATGTTGACCACGAAATCTGATGTGTACTCGTTGGGGATTATGTTGCTTCAGATAATTACTGCAAAGCCTGCAATGGGTCTCAGCCATTATGTTCAACGGTCCATTGAGACCGGCACTTTTCCTGAAATGCTGGATCCTGCTGTGCATGACTGGCCTATTGAAGAAGCTCTATCGTTTGCACAAATGGCCTTAAAATGTTGCGAGTTAAGGAAACGAGATCGCCCTGATCTTAGTACTGTTGTGTTGCCAGAACTCTGTCGACTAAGAGATTTTGGGATGACAGAAGATCCAAACAATTTCTACGCTTATCAGCCAGTAAATCATATACCAATTCCACGCCCAAGATCATCAATGGGCCAAGGAAACTCTAACACATCATCAAGTTCACACCAACGATCTCCATATCCAGGCCAG GGTGGTCCTTCGAGAACCAGTCCATTGAGAACGAATCCTTCCTGGACACCTTCACAGGGCTCAGGTTAA